Genomic window (Cololabis saira isolate AMF1-May2022 chromosome 10, fColSai1.1, whole genome shotgun sequence):
gtttgataaatttgttacaaaaatcactgatccgcccgggtctcaagcagccatggggccccgcgtcgaggcaagcccagatgatgatgaggcaggggaaggtatccagtattttgatcatTGGAGAGtcaaaattgcgcatatagacacccgatcggacccgaaaaaccccaaaatttcgcccccctggccatttcacacagggccttgcaaatctcccagacagcTCTGCATacgcgtacacatacatacacatacaaatacagacatacatactacagcacactttgtcttactgcaaattttattggtctttgtagatttgacttcttatttaactattcaatttaatcaacacatttaattaagattttctgcaaaatgctcacaatcgataagataaggataatttaatagcatttaatagagcattgtaataacgtataaataataaaaatttaaaaatagtctgatagactgtttaatatacaacacatgactaattttggaatacaaagaaccaacttgactatgactatgctatgtaaaatgtgaattaacttttattagtaactttggtaagtttaagatttcataaataacatcgatggaggggggcccaaaaatcacagtctgcctagtgtagtccatttatttaatccggctctgccacCAATGGCAGGTGAAGGATCATCAGGGGTGCAGACCTCTGCAGAAACACGTGTTGGCCTCAGTTTTGTAGCTGCATTGATGAGTGTTTAGTGATCAGAGTCCACGTGGTTTCCAGGATCAGGCTGAATgctggaagctgctgctgactGTGTGAATGTGTCTGTGTCCAACTTCAGATAAGCAGGTAGTGAAGCCCGTGGTGAGCGTGTACCCAGCAGCATCCAGAGTCCACCTGGGGGGGGGCAGCTCCCTGCTGTGTGTGGCCTCAGCCATGTTTCCTCCTGGGGTCCGGTTCTCCTGGAAAAGACAGAAGAAGAACGGCCCGCTGGAGGACGTCCCCCCTGCCGAGGGAGAGCAGGTGGAGCTCAGAGAGCCGGGACGCAGCGCCTCCATCATGGTGGTCCACCGCCTCCATCAGGACACGTACGGATACAGCTGCTACGTCAAGCACGAGGGCGGCACGGTGGAGGCCCAGACACAAGGTGACGGAGGCTCGGTGACTGTGTTCAGCAGAGACTCAGCTTCACGTGGAGACGCTGTCAAAGACAGCAGAGGACAGACATTTGTCCCTGCAACTCCCAACATCTTCCTTCTCTGTTTCAGAgcttccagctccagcagcccCCTGTCCTCCAGAGAGAGAGCCAGCAGACCTgccagctccagcagatccaggttcaggggttccagctccagcagatccaggttcaggggttccagctccagcagatccaggttcaggggttccagctccagcagatccaggttcaggggttccagctccagcagatccaggttcaggggttccagctccagcagatccaggttCAGAGATCTTCCAGTCTGAGTGCAGGGTGAAGCTGCTCTGCCTGCTGTACACAGTGCTGACCCTGAAGAGTCTGCTGTACTGCTGTGGACTCTCTCTGCTGATGGTCCTCAGGAACAAGGGGCCGTCCACCAACTGAACACATGCTGACTGGTTTCTCTGATAATCTCACTCATCACATCATTTATACTCTTGATATACTCAAATGATTAACCGTCTTGGTGATATTTCATCTTTTATCAGCATTTATTTCTCCTTCATGTCCTTTTTAATATTCTGTATGTGCACAGTTTCGAAGCTGATTCACGTTAAATCAATATCATTGTCAATAAAGTGAAAAACAAGCATGTTGTTGTAGTTTTCTCTCTACTTGTCGCCAGGTTACATGTGTTAATGTGTTACATGTGGGGTGGGGGTTGAAGTAGCACATCTGCACCTGCTCTCTGTGGTTATTAGGACTCATCAAAACTGCTGACAGCCAATCACAGGGGTTTTCCTGCAGCTGTGTGGgttcctgctctgcagcctccACGTCGTGAGCTGTAGCTTTTCACCTTAACACCACCGTGAGAGTTACAAGCAGCCACTGCTGCACACGGTCCGGGGACGTGGGGGAGGTCGGGGGGGCAGGAACATCTTATGCATTCAGACTTTCTATGTATGCATGCAGTcatcaaccctggtcctcggtgCCCCAGTCCTGTcctgtgccacaaagggggtgctggttcagttaattaagagttattaataatcgtcttacgatagttattaataattaataaagaagatgactTATCATAACGAATCAATCTAAATGGAGCACCACCTGAattatcaggaaataataactaaacagcaaaatcagtctcaaagtagctgcTATTCCATACAGTCTGTTGCCAGGGAgggcgttacagaataacagtgaagtaaggagtccgagcacagacctttgcaaccagcagctttgacaaatatgtataaaataaacaaaaacaacttatctcattcaagttaaacagaattggtttacacaagtgttaaaaaatactgaacAACTCTTGGGATGAATTCCaatgcctaaactacacataaacaacaactaactaaatattaaacacaaacttcagattgtgtgtgtgtgtgtgtgtgtgtgtgtgtgtgtgtgtgtgtgtgtgtgtgtgtgtgtgcgtgtgtgtgtgtgtgtgtgtgtgtgtgtgtgtgtgtgcgcgtgtgtgtgcgtgtgtgtgtgtgtgtgtgtgtgtgtgtgtgtgtgtgtgtgtgtgtgtgtgtgtgtgtgtgtgtgtgtgtgtgtgtgtgtgtgtgtgtgtgtgtgtgtgtgtgtgtgtgtgtgtgtgtgtgtgtgtgtgtgtgtgtgtgtgtgcactcgCGGATACCACTTGGTGGGGCCCTACTACCTGTAGCCCACCCACGGCTTGGGGCCCTGATTGTTGTTGGGCCCTGCAAAGTTTTATGCTTTAAAGTGGCTCAGGAGCCTTCCCTGATTCTcctcatgcttttatctcacaGGGCCTCACGAGGTCAAAAtatggaaatgtgtgtgtgaagtGTGTGTGCTCACTGCCACCCTGGTGGTGACGGGATGCAACtgcagcccacacacacacttccggGAGTGTGTGTGATATTAGCCAATAGGATGTTAGCTAATGTTAAAGACCATTTCTGGAACGTTTGCAAATGTCTTTGACTACATTAAAATGCTATTAATAATCTGATGATACATTAAATGTAAGAAcaaatcatttttttcattctcatataataataatgataatatcatTATTCGGTCAGATTAATATGATTTGACGAGTGAGCCCCCCTGGAACAGAGTAGACTACAGTCAGTCACAACACACACTAGAAATAACGTTTtttggaaataaatatttttttaaaagaccaatgtgttcatgtgtgatATTGTAACGTTAACAGTGAGCAGCGCCGAGTGATCTGTAAACagtgagggtggagggtggagagTGAGTTGATAGTTCAGGGGTCCTGGTGGgggtgagggtggagggtgagGGTGGAGAGTGAGTTGATAGTTCAGGGGTCCTGGTGGGAgtgagggtggagggtgagGGTGGAGAGAAAGGGTGGGAgtgagggtggagggtgagTTGATAGTTCAGGGGTCCTGGTGGGGGTGAGGGTGGGAgtgagggtggagggtgagGATGGGAgtgagggtggagggtgagTTGATAGTTCAAGGGTCCTGGTGGGtgtgagggtggagggtggagggtgagtTGATAGTTCAGGGGTCCTGGTGGgggtgagggtggagggtggagggtgagtTGATAGTTCAGGGGTCCTGGTGGgggtgagggtggagggtggagggtgagtTGATAGTTCAGGGCTCCTGGTGGGGGTGAAGGTGGAGGgtgaggggaggctatgataatgaggctctgtgctgattggctgcttgaataacGTGTTGCagaggagggaacaaagcctcgctccagccagaagagccggctgcgtacacaaagtgTGTCCCATGCGACggagcttcggcgacaaaataaattccattgcttttgttttttttgtattggactgtcctaactggccgcgagtttaacggtttcacgCAGCTCAACGCGATAGTCGGATGCtggcatgcagttatgacacggtgtaaacggatattaaagcctgatttacggttctgcattaaatcgacgcgtaccctacgccgtaggctctgcgttggtgttacacagaaccataaatcagtctttagttccctgaagagggaacgggtcacctcatcttcacactaattcacacaggaagatttaattgaattctaaacaggtacaccacagttctttaccCCGATTCCTAataatttcttatgttacaagacaaatgaatcatgttaactgtaaagaaatcacaacactgaattttcacaaatggcaactttattgttaaaaaaataaaagaacataagttgtatataaataacatgtatacactattgctggctcaaggaagggctgcgtgtcttctgaaggtgttgttgaacagcttcaggtgcattgcttggaagatctgaaaccatgaacagaagaaaaatgtattactaatagagctccagtgttacctaacgagtgagtggctccgttaagTAACACTGGAGACGCCGGAGCCGCTCACGGGTCCGGTCCAGTGAGgcgccccggtgctccggagcgaaatacttagcccatgcaaagatcatacttgtagacaaatatcgataacataaaaaattaacgtcacttaccgctgactcgtgtgcagttgccgggtccgtactgtgggcactgatccttttatgagggtaaatgtcgatgcaaaaggTGTCCCTTgctgtggaaacagtcaccgcttctgaacaatggcggaagctccagccggcggagttggttgtgggcgtggtttcagcagcgcaggccgacctatggattctgctcctgtcgttacccccccaccccagcctgtccttgttcccatggtggtcttggacgcaccccagcctgtacctgttccagtggtggttagacataaaaatgtgaaGATGCACATAACTTTTGACGATGcacataacttttctcagtcaaaagcattaccgtggcgacgatagacgccaaaaagcgcgcctgcccccttcatctgattggtccatatttgataggtccccaaatgtcaccaaattttgcacgcaagcgaGGCCTggaaataaatttgatatttcatggtttgcattaaaggtattgtgacatcatttttaacatgcttttaacactattaaaagtcttggccaacatccctcaaatgtgtttaaaagagtgtaacaagaaaaacttcactctagtactccat
Coding sequences:
- the LOC133451809 gene encoding immunoglobulin lambda-1 light chain-like produces the protein MLFLPAAALCCLCSALVAMAAGPVQDDVTLTRRVGQSVSFSCGTDQCYGDWIFWLQKKEMETFRLILYINRKTSKIYSGYNHPQKADFSSENTQNGYLLKLNRVKLDHSATYYCMCGKRVAHRYAYEIFGPGSKLYVTDKQVVKPVVSVYPAASRVHLGGGSSLLCVASAMFPPGVRFSWKRQKKNGPLEDVPPAEGEQVELREPGRSASIMVVHRLHQDTYGYSCYVKHEGGTVEAQTQELPAPAAPCPPEREPADLPAPADPGSGVPAPADPGSGVPAPADPGSGVPAPADPGSGVPAPADPGSGVPAPADPGSEIFQSECRVKLLCLLYTVLTLKSLLYCCGLSLLMVLRNKGPSTN